In Gemmatimonadales bacterium, a single window of DNA contains:
- a CDS encoding formate--tetrahydrofolate ligase encodes MTPKFPTDIEIAQAAKPRPIAEIAKEAGLGPEEFLPYGRFKAKITHEAAAARPPKGRLVLVTGINPTPAGEGKSTVTVGLAQAFRRMGKDVMVCIREPSLGPVFGIKGGAAGGGYAQVIPMDEINLHFTGDFHAITSAHNLLSALLDNHLHQGNALGIDVRRILWPRTIDMNDRALRHIVVGLGNLNGGPTREDRFVIVPGSEIMAILALATSVADLEQRLSRIIVGLTRDKKPITAGDLKAAGAMTLLLRDALMPNLVQTLEGGPAIVHCGPFGNIAHGCNSVMATRLGLGMSDLVLTEAGFGADLGAEKFFDIKCRMGGLNPEVAVVVATIRALKMHGGVKKDALNTPNVAALKAGMANLQGHVENVKKFGVPVVVAVNRFLSDSAEEIETVIAAAKSWGARVAMSDVWAKGGEGGEEVAKEVLAVLAEKKSHFKPIYDAAKPIKEKIETIAREIYGADGVDYTVVAERSIKQLDAMGLSDTPVCIAKTQYSFSDDPTLLGRPSGFRITIRDVYASAGAGFVVALAGDIMTMPGLGKTPAAEGMRVFPDGRIEGLS; translated from the coding sequence GTGACGCCCAAGTTTCCCACCGACATTGAAATCGCCCAGGCCGCCAAGCCGCGTCCGATCGCCGAGATCGCCAAGGAAGCGGGACTCGGCCCGGAGGAGTTCCTTCCCTACGGCCGCTTCAAGGCCAAGATCACGCACGAGGCCGCCGCCGCGCGCCCGCCGAAGGGGCGGCTGGTGCTGGTCACGGGCATCAACCCGACACCGGCCGGGGAGGGGAAGTCCACCGTGACGGTCGGCCTCGCCCAGGCGTTCCGGCGGATGGGGAAGGATGTGATGGTCTGCATCCGCGAGCCCTCCCTCGGCCCGGTCTTCGGCATCAAGGGCGGTGCAGCCGGCGGCGGCTACGCGCAGGTCATCCCGATGGACGAGATCAACCTGCACTTCACCGGCGACTTTCACGCGATCACGTCGGCGCACAACCTCCTGTCGGCGCTGCTCGACAACCATCTCCACCAGGGCAACGCCCTCGGCATCGACGTGCGCCGGATCCTGTGGCCGCGCACCATCGACATGAACGACCGGGCCCTCCGGCACATCGTCGTCGGGCTCGGCAACCTCAACGGGGGCCCGACACGCGAGGACCGCTTCGTCATCGTGCCGGGCAGCGAGATCATGGCAATCCTGGCGCTGGCCACGTCGGTCGCCGACCTGGAACAGCGGCTCTCGCGGATCATCGTCGGCCTGACCCGGGACAAGAAGCCGATCACCGCCGGCGACCTGAAGGCGGCGGGTGCGATGACGCTCCTCCTGCGCGATGCCCTGATGCCGAACCTGGTGCAGACGCTGGAGGGAGGCCCGGCCATCGTGCATTGCGGCCCCTTCGGCAACATCGCCCACGGCTGCAATTCCGTGATGGCCACCCGGCTCGGCCTCGGCATGTCCGACCTGGTGCTGACCGAGGCGGGCTTCGGCGCCGACCTCGGTGCCGAGAAGTTCTTCGACATCAAGTGCCGGATGGGCGGCCTCAATCCCGAGGTGGCCGTGGTCGTGGCGACCATTCGCGCCCTCAAGATGCACGGCGGCGTCAAGAAAGACGCCCTCAACACGCCGAATGTCGCGGCCCTCAAGGCCGGCATGGCCAACCTGCAGGGGCATGTGGAGAACGTGAAGAAGTTCGGCGTGCCGGTGGTCGTGGCCGTGAACCGTTTCCTGTCGGATTCTGCGGAGGAGATCGAGACGGTCATCGCCGCGGCCAAGTCGTGGGGCGCGCGTGTCGCCATGAGCGACGTCTGGGCCAAGGGCGGGGAAGGGGGCGAGGAGGTCGCGAAGGAGGTGCTCGCGGTCCTCGCCGAGAAGAAGTCGCACTTCAAGCCGATCTACGACGCCGCCAAGCCGATCAAGGAGAAGATCGAGACGATTGCCCGGGAGATCTACGGCGCCGACGGAGTGGACTACACCGTGGTGGCCGAACGCTCCATCAAGCAGCTCGACGCGATGGGACTCAGCGACACGCCGGTCTGCATCGCCAAGACCCAGTACTCCTTCAGCGACGACCCGACGCTGTTGGGGCGCCCCTCCGGCTTCCGCATCACCATTCGCGACGTCTACGCGTCGGCCGGCGCCGGATTCGTGGTCGCCCTGGCGGGCGACATCATGACGATGCCCGGACTGGGCAAGACTCCTGCTGCCGAAGGGATGCGGGTGTTTCCCGACGGCCGGATCGAAGGACTTTCCTGA
- a CDS encoding RidA family protein: MTKLTVVSTPDAPKAIGPYSQAIDDGTMIYTAGQVALDPATMELVAGGVAEQSERVFTNLRAVLAAAGSGLDKVVKTTVYLVDMADFGAMNEVYAKHFGDHRPARSTVAVAGLPKGARVEIDVVARKG, translated from the coding sequence ATGACCAAGCTCACCGTCGTCTCGACCCCCGACGCCCCCAAGGCCATCGGACCGTACAGCCAGGCCATCGACGATGGCACCATGATCTACACCGCCGGGCAGGTGGCGCTCGATCCGGCCACCATGGAACTGGTGGCTGGCGGCGTCGCCGAACAGTCCGAGCGTGTCTTCACCAATCTCCGCGCGGTGCTGGCCGCCGCCGGGAGCGGGCTCGACAAGGTGGTCAAGACCACCGTCTACCTCGTGGACATGGCCGACTTCGGCGCGATGAACGAGGTGTACGCGAAGCACTTCGGCGACCACCGCCCCGCGCGATCGACGGTCGCGGTGGCCGGGCTCCCGAAGGGCGCGCGAGTTGAAATAGACGTCGTGGCACGCAAGGGCTGA
- a CDS encoding diacylglycerol kinase family lipid kinase: protein MGSIPTRSRHLPFAPRPALSTLVILNPAAGHGRSARFRDEVLREARAHWGEVEMALTTGPGHATQLASATPAGVARVIAVGGDGTVHEVANGLMARDAEARPPLGVVPAGTGNDFAKMTGTARLAPGVAVAALAGGTTRRFDVGEAWGEYFVNSLGVGLDADVARRVNEYKHWPGALGYVVAALQAIIHRRTLRLRLDVDGERWAQPTTVLEIGVGPCAGGVFYLVPDARPDDGLLDVCAVGPFGWRFLLTRAPLVLSGRHTQLKEVRMARGRRVRVTSDDGPLTAHLDGELRAPGHVVIEAVLHPGALPVLVAATQERST from the coding sequence GTGGGTTCGATTCCCACACGCTCCCGCCACCTCCCCTTTGCGCCGAGGCCAGCGCTGTCCACTCTCGTGATCCTGAACCCTGCCGCCGGCCATGGGCGCAGCGCGCGGTTCCGCGACGAGGTGCTGCGCGAGGCGCGTGCGCACTGGGGGGAGGTGGAGATGGCGCTGACCACGGGTCCGGGCCACGCCACGCAATTGGCCAGCGCGACGCCGGCCGGGGTGGCGCGCGTCATTGCCGTCGGTGGCGACGGCACGGTCCACGAAGTGGCCAACGGACTGATGGCGCGCGATGCCGAGGCGCGCCCCCCGCTCGGTGTCGTGCCGGCCGGCACCGGCAACGACTTTGCCAAGATGACGGGGACGGCACGGCTCGCTCCCGGTGTGGCGGTCGCCGCGCTCGCCGGGGGGACCACGCGCCGGTTCGATGTCGGGGAGGCCTGGGGAGAGTATTTCGTGAACTCCCTCGGTGTCGGCCTCGACGCCGACGTCGCCCGGCGCGTCAACGAGTACAAGCACTGGCCCGGTGCGCTCGGCTACGTCGTTGCCGCGCTGCAGGCGATCATCCATCGCCGCACCCTCCGTCTGCGTCTCGATGTCGACGGGGAACGGTGGGCCCAACCGACCACGGTGCTCGAAATCGGGGTCGGCCCCTGCGCCGGCGGGGTCTTTTATCTTGTGCCGGATGCCCGCCCGGACGACGGCCTGCTGGATGTGTGCGCCGTCGGCCCCTTCGGGTGGCGGTTCCTGCTGACCCGGGCCCCGCTGGTGCTCAGCGGAAGGCATACCCAACTCAAGGAAGTGCGCATGGCGCGTGGCCGGCGGGTGCGGGTGACTTCGGACGACGGCCCCCTGACCGCGCACCTCGACGGCGAACTCCGCGCGCCGGGTCACGTCGTCATCGAGGCCGTGCTGCATCCGGGGGCCCTGCCGGTCCTCGTGGCGGCCACGCAGGAGCGCTCGACGTGA
- the murI gene encoding glutamate racemase has translation MNAAPIGIFDSGIGGLTVARAIYERLPMESTIYFGDTARVPYGPKSPDTVRRYSLEILDWLLGQGVKSVVVACNTSTAHALDVLRAASPVPVLGVIEPGARAAAQATRGGGIGVIGTTGTVASEAYPTAIRKILPAARIDQVACPLFVPLVEEGWFDHPATRLVAEEYLHPLREAGADTLVLGCTHYPLLKPLLHEVMGGTVALIDSAEETATSLAAALDEAGTASGTPVPGNHRFVVSDDQARFLQVGARFLGERLGEPELVRLG, from the coding sequence ATGAACGCGGCCCCGATCGGCATCTTCGATTCCGGCATCGGCGGCCTGACCGTCGCGCGCGCCATCTACGAGCGGCTGCCGATGGAGTCCACCATCTACTTCGGTGACACCGCGCGCGTGCCCTATGGCCCGAAATCGCCGGACACCGTCCGTCGCTACAGCCTCGAAATCCTCGACTGGCTGCTGGGGCAGGGCGTCAAGTCGGTGGTCGTCGCGTGCAACACCAGCACCGCCCACGCGCTCGACGTCCTTCGCGCGGCGTCGCCTGTCCCCGTGCTCGGCGTCATCGAGCCGGGAGCGCGCGCCGCCGCGCAGGCGACGCGTGGGGGAGGCATCGGGGTCATCGGGACCACGGGCACGGTCGCGAGCGAGGCCTATCCCACGGCGATCCGGAAGATCCTGCCCGCGGCCCGGATCGACCAGGTCGCCTGCCCGCTCTTTGTGCCGCTCGTGGAGGAGGGATGGTTCGACCATCCGGCCACTCGTCTCGTGGCGGAGGAGTACCTGCATCCTCTGCGAGAGGCAGGCGCCGACACCCTCGTGCTGGGATGCACCCATTACCCGCTGCTGAAGCCGCTGCTGCACGAGGTCATGGGGGGGACGGTGGCGCTGATCGACAGCGCCGAGGAGACGGCGACCAGTCTGGCGGCGGCGCTGGACGAGGCCGGGACGGCGAGCGGGACGCCGGTGCCGGGCAATCATCGCTTCGTGGTCAGCGACGACCAGGCACGGTTTCTTCAGGTGGGCGCGCGGTTTCTCGGGGAACGGTTGGGAGAACCGGAGCTGGTGCGGCTGGGCTAG
- a CDS encoding metallophosphoesterase family protein has protein sequence MFGTQLLVLSDAHVGATPPEVEEALLAFLERAPTLGDCLLLNGDIFDFWFAYKRLIPRRGFEVAAAIRRVRKRMPVAMVGGNHDRWGEDFWEKDLDVRFAPLRMELLVGSRRVLAVHGDGVTESHWSAVLLQEITRHPAFVSIWKHAPIWFAFWVVDRMTHSLGNTVREEEILQRASVRQRAWAEAELAKDPGLGCLVMGHTHRPMLSEPKLGQQFLNPGAWLDGFRYGIVTPIGAELATWKG, from the coding sequence GTGTTCGGCACTCAACTCCTCGTCCTGTCCGATGCCCATGTGGGCGCCACCCCGCCGGAAGTCGAGGAGGCTCTCCTCGCGTTTCTGGAGCGCGCGCCGACCCTGGGCGACTGCCTGCTCCTCAACGGCGACATCTTCGATTTCTGGTTCGCCTACAAGCGCCTGATCCCGCGACGCGGGTTCGAGGTCGCGGCCGCCATCCGCCGGGTCCGGAAGCGGATGCCGGTGGCCATGGTGGGGGGCAATCACGATCGGTGGGGCGAGGACTTCTGGGAGAAGGACCTGGACGTGCGGTTTGCGCCGCTCCGCATGGAGCTCCTTGTCGGGTCGCGGAGGGTGCTCGCGGTGCACGGTGACGGCGTGACCGAGTCCCACTGGTCGGCCGTGCTGCTGCAGGAGATTACCCGGCACCCCGCGTTTGTCTCAATCTGGAAGCACGCGCCAATCTGGTTCGCGTTCTGGGTGGTGGACCGGATGACGCATTCGCTGGGGAACACGGTGCGGGAGGAGGAGATCCTGCAACGGGCATCGGTGCGGCAGCGGGCCTGGGCGGAAGCAGAGCTGGCCAAGGATCCGGGCCTGGGCTGTCTCGTGATGGGCCACACCCACCGCCCGATGCTCTCCGAACCGAAACTCGGCCAGCAGTTTCTCAACCCGGGGGCCTGGCTCGATGGCTTCCGCTACGGCATCGTGACCCCGATCGGCGCGGAACTGGCGACCTGGAAGGGCTAG
- a CDS encoding thioesterase family protein produces MSISHTDTLARVNYSEIDAMGVVYHSRYAVWLDVARTEYLRQAGMTYRELEAMGFYLVVGDLALRYHRPARYDDLVQVRCWVREVASRRVTFAYRLTHAETGALLVTAETRMLSLNHQFVPTRLPAEVAALLRPVADPA; encoded by the coding sequence ATGTCCATCTCCCACACCGACACGCTTGCCCGGGTCAACTATTCCGAAATCGACGCCATGGGGGTCGTGTACCACTCCCGTTACGCCGTCTGGCTTGATGTGGCGCGCACGGAATATCTCCGGCAGGCGGGGATGACCTATCGTGAACTGGAAGCGATGGGGTTCTACCTGGTGGTCGGAGACCTCGCGTTGCGCTATCACCGCCCCGCCCGGTATGACGACCTTGTGCAGGTACGCTGCTGGGTTCGGGAGGTAGCCAGCCGACGTGTCACCTTCGCCTACCGACTCACCCACGCCGAGACTGGAGCCCTGCTGGTGACCGCCGAGACCAGGATGTTGAGCCTGAATCACCAGTTCGTGCCGACGCGTCTCCCGGCAGAGGTCGCGGCCCTGCTGCGGCCGGTGGCCGACCCGGCATGA